One Bradyrhizobium manausense DNA segment encodes these proteins:
- a CDS encoding maleate cis-trans isomerase family protein, which yields MSIQRKRLGMITPSSNSVLEPVTSAMLHGVADVTAHFSRFRVTEIALDAAALGQFDASVMLPASDLLADAKVDAIAWNGTSASWLGIDRDRSLCEAITARTGVPATTSTLACMDAARALGARRVALVSPYTEDVQRRIDHVWAGEGIVPYAERHLGLRDNFSFGEVAPADIADMIRAVAAQGADAVVILCTNLDGAALAASLERELDIAVLDSVAVTLWRTLGLAGGDIAALASWGRIFKASVK from the coding sequence ATGTCAATCCAGCGCAAGCGCCTCGGCATGATCACGCCGTCCTCCAACTCGGTGCTCGAGCCGGTCACCAGCGCGATGCTGCACGGCGTGGCCGACGTCACCGCGCACTTCTCGCGCTTTCGCGTCACCGAGATCGCGCTTGATGCCGCGGCGCTCGGCCAGTTCGACGCCTCGGTGATGTTGCCGGCGTCGGACCTCCTGGCCGATGCCAAGGTCGATGCCATCGCCTGGAACGGTACCTCCGCAAGCTGGCTCGGCATTGACAGGGACAGGAGCCTTTGCGAGGCGATCACGGCGCGCACCGGCGTACCGGCAACGACCTCGACGCTCGCCTGCATGGATGCCGCCCGCGCGCTTGGGGCCCGACGCGTCGCGCTCGTCTCGCCCTATACTGAGGACGTGCAGCGGCGGATCGACCATGTCTGGGCCGGGGAGGGCATCGTACCGTATGCGGAGCGCCATCTCGGCTTGCGCGACAATTTCTCCTTCGGCGAGGTCGCACCCGCTGATATCGCGGACATGATCCGCGCGGTGGCGGCGCAGGGGGCCGACGCCGTCGTCATCCTTTGCACGAATCTCGACGGCGCCGCGCTTGCCGCGTCGCTCGAACGAGAGCTCGATATCGCGGTGCTCGACTCCGTCGCGGTCACGCTGTGGCGAACCCTCGGTCTCGCCGGCGGCGACATCGCGGCGCTGGCATCGTGGGGACGAATATTCAAGGCTTCAGTGAAATGA
- a CDS encoding NAD-dependent succinate-semialdehyde dehydrogenase, with product MYPKVQMFIAGEWTDGTSGKSEDILNPATGQAIGKTPHASRADLDRALEASKAGFEVWRKTSPFDRYKLMRKAADIIRSRAAEIAPIMTMEQGKPVVEAQGETMLAGDLIDWFSEEARRAYGRIVPPRMGNVSQLVTKEPVGPVAAFTPWNFPINQAVRKISAALAAGCSIIVKGPEETPASCMELVRAYADAGIPAGVVQLVFGVPSEVSEYLIPHPIIRKISFTGSTAVGKHLAALAGLHMKRVTMELGGHAPAIVFADADLDNAAKILSANKFRNAGQVCVSPTRFMVHESVYQPFVDKFVAAAKGLKVGNGLDKDTRMGPLANPRRVDAMEGLVSDAVQRGAKIQAGGKRIGNEGFFFEPTVITDVPRDARIMNEEPFGPLAPITSFRSYDEVVAEANRLPYGLAAYAYTTSTKTMQAIGSDIESGMVSINHHGLALPEVPFGGIKDSGYGSEGGLEAIEGYLNTKFVTQASA from the coding sequence ATGTACCCGAAAGTTCAGATGTTCATTGCCGGCGAGTGGACCGACGGCACCTCCGGCAAGTCCGAGGACATCCTCAATCCCGCCACCGGCCAGGCGATCGGCAAGACGCCGCATGCCTCGAGGGCGGACCTCGACCGCGCACTGGAAGCTTCGAAGGCCGGCTTCGAGGTCTGGCGCAAGACCTCGCCGTTCGACCGCTACAAGCTGATGCGCAAGGCCGCCGACATCATCCGCTCGCGCGCCGCCGAGATCGCCCCCATCATGACCATGGAGCAGGGCAAGCCGGTCGTGGAAGCGCAGGGCGAGACCATGCTGGCCGGCGACCTCATCGACTGGTTTTCGGAGGAAGCCCGCCGCGCCTATGGCCGCATCGTGCCGCCGCGGATGGGTAACGTCTCCCAACTCGTGACCAAGGAGCCGGTCGGCCCGGTCGCGGCGTTCACGCCCTGGAATTTCCCGATCAACCAGGCGGTGCGCAAGATCTCGGCCGCGCTCGCGGCCGGCTGCTCGATCATCGTCAAGGGGCCGGAAGAAACCCCGGCAAGCTGCATGGAATTGGTGCGCGCCTATGCCGACGCGGGCATTCCTGCCGGCGTCGTCCAGCTGGTGTTCGGTGTGCCGTCGGAAGTGTCGGAATATCTGATTCCGCATCCGATCATCCGCAAGATCAGCTTCACCGGCTCGACCGCGGTCGGCAAGCATCTGGCTGCGCTCGCCGGCCTGCACATGAAGCGCGTCACCATGGAGCTCGGCGGTCACGCACCTGCGATCGTGTTCGCTGATGCCGACCTCGACAACGCCGCGAAGATCCTCTCGGCCAACAAGTTCCGCAATGCCGGCCAGGTCTGCGTCTCGCCGACGCGCTTCATGGTGCATGAGAGCGTCTATCAGCCCTTCGTCGACAAGTTCGTCGCGGCCGCCAAGGGCCTCAAGGTTGGCAACGGCCTCGACAAGGACACCCGCATGGGTCCGCTGGCGAACCCGCGCCGTGTCGACGCCATGGAAGGTCTGGTCTCCGACGCCGTTCAACGCGGTGCCAAGATCCAGGCCGGCGGCAAGCGCATCGGCAACGAGGGCTTCTTCTTCGAGCCGACCGTCATCACCGACGTGCCGCGCGATGCCCGCATCATGAACGAGGAGCCGTTCGGACCGCTGGCGCCGATCACGTCGTTCCGCAGCTATGATGAAGTCGTGGCCGAGGCGAACCGTCTGCCTTACGGACTTGCTGCGTATGCCTACACGACCTCGACCAAGACGATGCAGGCGATCGGATCCGACATCGAGAGCGGCATGGTCTCGATCAACCATCACGGCCTGGCGCTGCCCGAAGTGCCGTTCGGCGGCATCAAGGATTCCGGCTATGGTTCCGAAGGCGGCCTCGAGGCGATCGAGGGCTACCTCAACACCAAGTTCGTGACCCAGGCGAGCGCGTAA
- the hydA gene encoding dihydropyrimidinase, with protein MTETAVTQLDLAIRGGTIVTASDEFRADIGIRDGRIVSIADSIEGAAREVDATGLLALPGGIDSHVHISQASGPDVVMADDFASATRAAAAGGNTMVLPFALQEKGTSLRTCVENYRKLAEGECYIDVAFHLIISDPTAVVLGQELPALVKDGYTSFKVFMTYDDLVLSDNQLLEVFEVARREEALVMVHCEGYDAIRFLTSKLEREGHIAPYYHGASRPQAVEREATHRAISHAEVIGVPIMIVHVSGREAMEQVRWAQQRGLPVHAETCPQYITLTADDMKGLNMDITGAKYVCSPPPRDVESQQAIWEGLTSGVFQTFSSDHCPFRYDDPRGKLTPNARTSFRWVPNGIPGIETRLPILFSEGVSKGRITRQKFVELTATNHARIYGLYPRKGSIGVGFDADIALWDPKLKKAIRQSDLHHGSDYTPWEGFDVTGWPVTTIARGQVVYEHGKIVGDKGAGELLGRGKSSLV; from the coding sequence ATGACGGAGACAGCAGTGACGCAGCTCGATCTCGCCATCCGCGGCGGCACCATCGTGACCGCCAGCGACGAGTTTCGCGCCGACATCGGCATACGCGACGGTCGCATCGTCAGCATTGCGGATAGCATCGAAGGTGCTGCGCGCGAGGTCGACGCGACGGGGCTGCTGGCGCTGCCCGGCGGCATCGACAGCCACGTCCACATCTCGCAAGCCTCCGGCCCCGATGTCGTCATGGCCGATGATTTCGCCTCGGCGACGCGCGCGGCGGCTGCCGGCGGCAACACCATGGTGCTGCCCTTTGCGCTTCAGGAGAAGGGGACGTCGCTGCGCACCTGCGTCGAGAACTACCGCAAGCTCGCCGAAGGTGAGTGCTACATTGACGTGGCGTTCCACCTCATCATCTCCGATCCCACGGCGGTGGTGCTTGGACAGGAGCTGCCGGCGCTGGTGAAGGACGGCTACACCTCGTTCAAGGTGTTCATGACCTATGACGACCTCGTGCTCAGCGACAACCAGCTGCTGGAGGTGTTCGAGGTGGCGCGCCGGGAGGAGGCGCTCGTCATGGTTCATTGCGAGGGCTACGACGCCATTCGCTTCCTCACCAGCAAGCTGGAGCGCGAAGGCCACATCGCGCCCTACTATCATGGCGCCTCGCGGCCCCAGGCCGTCGAGCGCGAGGCGACGCATCGCGCCATCAGCCATGCCGAGGTGATCGGCGTTCCCATCATGATCGTCCATGTCTCGGGGCGCGAGGCGATGGAGCAGGTCCGTTGGGCCCAGCAGCGCGGCCTGCCTGTTCACGCCGAGACCTGCCCGCAATACATCACGCTGACGGCCGACGACATGAAGGGCCTCAACATGGACATCACGGGCGCGAAATATGTCTGCTCGCCGCCGCCGCGCGATGTCGAGAGCCAGCAGGCGATCTGGGAAGGCCTCACGTCAGGCGTGTTCCAGACCTTCTCCTCCGACCATTGTCCGTTCCGCTATGACGACCCCAGGGGCAAGCTGACGCCGAATGCCCGCACGTCGTTCCGCTGGGTGCCGAACGGCATCCCCGGCATCGAGACCCGGCTGCCGATCCTTTTCTCCGAGGGCGTCTCGAAGGGCCGCATCACGCGCCAGAAGTTCGTCGAACTGACCGCGACCAACCACGCGCGCATCTACGGCCTCTATCCCCGCAAGGGCTCGATCGGTGTCGGCTTCGATGCCGATATCGCGCTGTGGGACCCGAAGCTGAAGAAGGCCATTCGGCAGTCCGATCTGCACCACGGATCCGACTACACGCCATGGGAGGGCTTTGACGTCACCGGCTGGCCGGTCACGACGATCGCGCGGGGGCAGGTCGTGTACGAGCATGGCAAGATCGTCGGCGACAAGGGCGCAGGCGAACTGCTGGGCCGCGGCAAGTCCAGCCTGGTGTGA